A single genomic interval of Nonomuraea rubra harbors:
- a CDS encoding MFS transporter, with protein MVGTFGSPRTGTIDAQSRAPFGWAPLVVLFIVGLVDRIEHNLLSGVLPLIQKEWGFSDTAAGSIPTAAALAAVVVSLPAGYLADRFSRTRIIAIVVFCWAIATLGSGLATGFAMFYLMRVFLAAAENIDNPAAGSLLADYYPPVSRAKAYGLTRVTTYLGGVGTLLGGVLAEAFSWRTAFLIMVVPGVLTALLVWFLREPRRGELDRLVATGQAASEETPQPQVKPPFWPQLRQVLAIPTLLFVCVGLALLSLGLAGIFFWLPTLMVRGFGASVGTAASISGLITIAGTLIGTLVGSWLGRKWHGTRKGGRLLAGGSGIVAGSLVLAAALSMDSLGGLTVLVLVACSLMSIAIPNMTACLADVVSAASRGLGFAVLQLLLTAGSAFGSLVVGIVSDQSGSLLTGMYVLVIPMAVGGLLTLGARASFERDARKVMEDAGR; from the coding sequence ATGGTCGGCACGTTCGGTTCGCCGCGTACAGGCACCATCGACGCGCAGTCCCGCGCGCCATTCGGCTGGGCACCCCTCGTGGTGCTCTTCATCGTCGGACTAGTGGACCGGATCGAGCACAACCTCCTGTCAGGCGTGCTCCCGCTCATTCAGAAGGAATGGGGCTTCAGCGACACCGCCGCCGGCTCCATCCCCACGGCGGCCGCCCTGGCCGCGGTCGTGGTGTCGCTGCCCGCCGGATACCTGGCGGACCGTTTCAGCCGTACCCGGATCATCGCCATCGTCGTCTTCTGCTGGGCCATTGCCACGCTCGGCTCCGGCCTGGCGACCGGCTTCGCGATGTTCTACCTCATGCGCGTGTTCCTGGCCGCCGCCGAGAACATCGACAACCCGGCCGCGGGCAGCCTCCTGGCCGACTACTACCCGCCGGTCAGCCGGGCCAAGGCGTACGGGCTGACGCGGGTGACCACGTACCTGGGCGGCGTCGGCACCCTGCTCGGCGGCGTGCTGGCCGAGGCGTTCTCCTGGCGCACGGCGTTCCTCATCATGGTCGTGCCCGGCGTGCTCACGGCGCTGCTCGTCTGGTTCCTGCGCGAGCCGCGCCGCGGCGAGCTGGACCGGCTCGTCGCGACCGGACAGGCGGCGTCGGAGGAGACGCCGCAACCGCAGGTCAAGCCGCCGTTCTGGCCACAGCTCCGCCAGGTGCTGGCCATCCCGACCCTGCTCTTCGTCTGCGTCGGCCTGGCGCTGCTCAGCCTCGGCCTGGCCGGCATCTTCTTCTGGCTGCCCACCCTCATGGTGCGCGGCTTCGGCGCGAGTGTCGGCACGGCGGCCTCGATCAGCGGCCTGATCACCATCGCCGGCACGCTGATCGGCACCCTGGTCGGCTCGTGGCTGGGCAGGAAGTGGCACGGCACCCGCAAGGGCGGCAGGCTGCTGGCCGGCGGCAGCGGCATCGTGGCCGGGTCGCTGGTGCTGGCCGCGGCGCTGTCCATGGACTCGCTCGGCGGGCTGACGGTCCTGGTGCTCGTCGCCTGCTCGCTGATGTCGATCGCGATCCCGAACATGACGGCCTGCCTGGCCGACGTCGTGTCCGCCGCCTCGCGCGGCCTCGGGTTCGCCGTGCTGCAACTGCTGCTCACGGCCGGCAGCGCGTTCGGCTCGCTGGTCGTCGGCATCGTGTCCGACCAGTCCGGCTCCCTGCTGACCGGCATGTACGTGCTGGTCATCCCCATGGCCGTCGGCGGCCTGCTCACGCTGGGAGCCAGGGCCTCGTTCGAGCGGGACGCGCGCAAGGTGATGGAGGACGCGGGCCGCTGA
- a CDS encoding MerR family transcriptional regulator has product MDGDTLYSIGDLARRTGLTVKTVRFYSDAGIVPPTRRSPAGYRLYDRAAAARLDLVRTLRDLGLDLPTIRRVVSREASLPEVAAAHAEALSAQIRTLRLRRAVLTVVAGRGSTPKEMELMHELAKLSEAERHHLIGDFLAAVFGDLEGDPGFAGVMTSLTPELPDDPSPEQVEAWVDLASLSREPGFRASMRRMVETHAADRTGDTAGVRTGGGAGGLGGGPVLRPSPAAVARDLAAPALAAGVDPAAPEAGPYVAALLTACGEDRAELAARLEAAGDPRWDRYVQLLAVINGWPPPEPLAPALAWFTQALRAH; this is encoded by the coding sequence ATGGACGGGGACACGCTCTACTCGATCGGCGACCTGGCCCGGCGCACCGGGCTGACGGTCAAGACCGTCAGGTTCTACTCCGACGCGGGGATCGTGCCGCCCACCCGCCGCAGCCCCGCCGGCTACCGCCTGTACGACCGCGCCGCCGCCGCCCGCCTCGACCTCGTGCGCACGCTGCGCGACCTCGGGCTCGACCTGCCCACGATCCGCAGGGTCGTGTCCCGGGAGGCGTCGCTGCCCGAGGTCGCGGCGGCGCACGCCGAGGCCCTTTCGGCTCAGATCCGCACGTTGCGGCTGCGGCGGGCGGTGCTGACGGTGGTGGCCGGGCGCGGCTCCACCCCGAAGGAGATGGAACTCATGCACGAGCTGGCCAAACTGTCGGAGGCCGAACGGCATCACCTGATCGGCGACTTCCTCGCCGCCGTGTTCGGCGACCTGGAGGGTGATCCCGGGTTCGCGGGGGTCATGACCTCGCTGACGCCCGAGCTGCCGGACGATCCCTCGCCCGAGCAGGTGGAGGCCTGGGTGGACCTGGCCTCGCTGTCCCGCGAACCGGGGTTTCGCGCCAGCATGCGCCGCATGGTCGAAACCCACGCCGCCGACCGCACCGGCGACACCGCCGGGGTCAGGACCGGGGGCGGGGCGGGTGGCCTTGGCGGGGGGCCTGTGTTGCGGCCCAGTCCCGCCGCGGTGGCGCGTGACCTCGCCGCCCCCGCGCTGGCGGCCGGCGTGGACCCGGCCGCTCCGGAGGCCGGGCCGTACGTCGCGGCGCTCCTCACCGCCTGCGGCGAGGACCGCGCCGAGCTGGCCGCCCGGCTGGAGGCGGCCGGCGACCCGCGCTGGGACCGGTACGTCCAGCTCCTGGCCGTGATCAACGGCTGGCCACCGCCGGAGCCGCTGGCCCCCGCTCTCGCCTGGTTCACCCAGGCGCTGCGCGCCCACTGA
- a CDS encoding SAM-dependent methyltransferase: MGEGSQNSEKAAELARIDTSVPHPARVWDYWLGGKDNYAPDREVGDEIVKIMPDLPVNARAEREFIGRAVRHLAGECGIDQFLDVGTGIPTESNTHGVAQAVNPAARIVYVDNDPIVLVHARALLIGTGEGETDYIDADLREPENILRQAERTLDFSRPVALMLMGVLEFVPDAGQAHASVGTLLKALPPGSYLAIAHSLKCPPMDEAAARWNASGATPLTLRTEEELLAFFDGMELVEPGLVSLPKWRPEPGTSFTDREVFQYGVVGRKP; this comes from the coding sequence ATGGGCGAGGGATCCCAGAACAGCGAGAAGGCCGCTGAGCTGGCCCGCATTGACACCTCCGTCCCGCACCCGGCCCGCGTGTGGGACTACTGGCTGGGCGGCAAGGACAACTACGCGCCCGACCGCGAGGTCGGCGACGAGATCGTGAAGATCATGCCGGACCTGCCGGTCAACGCCCGCGCCGAGCGGGAGTTCATCGGCCGCGCCGTACGCCACCTGGCCGGCGAGTGCGGCATCGACCAGTTCCTCGACGTGGGCACGGGCATCCCGACGGAGAGCAACACCCACGGGGTGGCGCAGGCGGTCAACCCGGCGGCCCGCATCGTGTACGTCGACAACGACCCGATCGTCCTGGTCCACGCCCGGGCACTGCTGATCGGCACCGGCGAGGGCGAGACCGACTACATCGACGCCGACCTGCGCGAGCCGGAGAACATCCTGCGCCAGGCCGAGCGGACGCTCGACTTCTCCCGCCCGGTCGCGTTGATGCTGATGGGCGTGCTGGAGTTCGTGCCCGACGCCGGGCAGGCGCACGCCTCGGTGGGTACGCTGCTCAAGGCGCTGCCGCCGGGCAGCTACCTGGCGATCGCCCACAGCCTGAAGTGCCCGCCGATGGACGAGGCCGCCGCCCGCTGGAACGCCTCCGGCGCGACCCCGCTCACCCTGCGTACGGAGGAGGAGCTGCTCGCCTTCTTCGACGGCATGGAGCTCGTGGAGCCCGGCCTGGTGTCGCTGCCGAAGTGGCGGCCCGAGCCCGGCACCAGCTTCACCGACCGCGAGGTGTTCCAGTACGGCGTCGTCGGCCGCAAGCCGTAG
- a CDS encoding patatin-like phospholipase family protein, translating to MGGTAFVLGGGGVLGAHEVGMLRALDEAGIRPDLVVGTSVGALNGAVIAADPADAVGRLTDLWQSDVVRTAFAGSWVARLSTLARTGTHLHPIGPLRAVLSKTVQVSRIEELAVPFQCVAASVERAAAHWFTGGPLVDAVLASCAVPGLLPPVVIGGEHFYDGGLVHSIPIGRAVMLGASRVYVLHVGRIERPLSPPRRFWEVGMVAFEIARRHRFAEDLATLPPGVEVHVLPAGVTEPLSTLRYRDVSQISACIDRAYQASSSYLRNGAG from the coding sequence ATGGGCGGGACCGCGTTCGTGCTCGGCGGAGGCGGCGTGCTCGGCGCGCACGAGGTGGGCATGCTGCGGGCGCTCGACGAGGCGGGCATCCGTCCCGACCTGGTCGTGGGCACGTCCGTGGGCGCGCTGAACGGCGCCGTCATCGCCGCCGACCCCGCCGACGCGGTCGGCAGGCTGACGGACCTGTGGCAGTCCGACGTCGTCCGTACGGCGTTCGCCGGGTCCTGGGTGGCCCGGCTGTCCACGCTGGCCAGGACGGGCACCCACCTGCATCCGATCGGCCCGTTGCGCGCGGTGCTGAGCAAGACCGTGCAGGTCTCGCGGATCGAGGAGCTGGCCGTGCCGTTCCAGTGCGTGGCGGCCTCGGTCGAGCGGGCGGCGGCGCACTGGTTCACCGGCGGGCCGCTGGTGGACGCGGTGCTGGCGTCGTGCGCGGTGCCCGGGCTGCTGCCGCCCGTCGTGATCGGGGGCGAGCACTTCTACGACGGCGGGCTGGTGCACAGCATCCCGATCGGGCGAGCCGTCATGCTCGGCGCGAGCAGGGTCTACGTCCTGCACGTCGGCCGGATCGAGCGCCCGCTCTCGCCGCCCAGGCGGTTCTGGGAGGTGGGCATGGTGGCGTTCGAGATCGCCCGCCGGCACCGGTTCGCCGAGGACCTGGCCACGCTGCCGCCGGGCGTGGAGGTGCACGTGCTGCCGGCGGGGGTGACCGAGCCGCTGTCGACGCTGCGCTATCGCGACGTGTCGCAGATCTCCGCCTGCATCGACCGGGCCTACCAGGCGTCTTCCAGCTACCTGCGGAACGGGGCAGGATGA
- a CDS encoding ABC transporter ATP-binding protein yields MTAVVQAEGLTKYYGRRRGLEDLTLEIQPGEIFGYLGPNGAGKTTTLRLLLDVIRPTRGTVRVLGGAPREPATRARIGYLPGELVLESRDRAIDYLRFLGRVRGGVPASRIEALAERFDADLTVPMRKLSKGNKQKIGLIQAFMHEPEFVILDEPTMGLDPLVQQEFLALVREVRTSGRTVLMSSHVLAEVESVSDRVGIVRAGRLVAVENVAALREKAVRRVELHFESPVPPAAFENLAGVRDLRVEGAGVRCTIDGRPDALIKAAAKFTVVHLVSAEPDLEEIFLTYYSGEEEHDDHPKPA; encoded by the coding sequence ATGACAGCAGTAGTGCAGGCCGAAGGGCTGACCAAGTACTACGGCAGGCGCCGGGGGCTGGAGGACCTCACCCTTGAGATCCAGCCGGGCGAGATCTTCGGCTACCTGGGGCCCAACGGCGCGGGCAAGACCACCACCCTGCGGCTCCTGCTCGACGTGATCAGGCCCACCCGCGGCACCGTACGCGTGCTCGGAGGCGCCCCGCGCGAGCCCGCCACCCGCGCCAGGATCGGCTACCTGCCGGGCGAGCTGGTGCTGGAGAGCCGCGACCGGGCCATCGACTACCTGCGCTTCCTCGGCCGGGTACGCGGCGGGGTGCCGGCCTCCAGGATCGAGGCGCTGGCCGAGCGGTTCGACGCCGACCTGACCGTGCCGATGCGCAAGCTCTCCAAGGGCAACAAGCAGAAGATCGGGCTCATCCAGGCGTTCATGCACGAGCCGGAGTTCGTGATACTCGACGAGCCGACCATGGGGCTGGACCCGCTGGTGCAGCAGGAGTTCCTGGCGCTGGTGCGGGAGGTGCGCACGTCCGGCCGTACCGTGCTGATGTCCTCGCACGTGCTGGCCGAGGTGGAGAGCGTCTCCGACCGGGTCGGCATCGTCCGCGCGGGACGGCTCGTCGCCGTCGAGAACGTCGCCGCGCTGCGCGAGAAGGCGGTGCGCAGGGTCGAGCTGCACTTCGAGTCGCCCGTCCCACCCGCCGCCTTCGAGAACCTGGCCGGCGTACGCGACCTGCGCGTCGAAGGGGCCGGCGTGCGCTGCACGATCGACGGGCGCCCCGACGCGCTGATCAAGGCGGCGGCGAAGTTCACGGTCGTCCATCTGGTCAGCGCCGAGCCTGACCTGGAGGAGATCTTCCTGACCTACTACAGCGGCGAGGAGGAGCACGATGATCACCCGAAGCCTGCGTGA
- a CDS encoding SDR family oxidoreductase, translated as MNISGSVALVTGANRGIGRHFARQLLERGAKKVYATARDPQRIDLPGVEALRLNITDPASVSAAAEAAGDVTLLINNAGVATYTNLVTGDLDQIRLELDTNFYGPLRMIRAFAPVLGAGGGGAIVNVLSALSWFSYDGANAYAAAKAAAWSLTNGARLELRGQGTQITGVHLGAADTDMMAGYEGELLDPADVARAALDGVEAGAYEVVVDAWSAHVKASLSGDPRAFYDAA; from the coding sequence ATGAACATTTCCGGATCCGTCGCCCTCGTCACCGGCGCCAACCGCGGCATCGGCCGCCACTTCGCCCGGCAGTTGCTGGAGCGGGGCGCGAAGAAGGTGTACGCGACCGCGCGCGACCCCCAGCGCATCGACCTGCCCGGCGTGGAGGCCCTGCGGCTGAACATCACTGACCCGGCGTCGGTCTCCGCGGCGGCGGAGGCGGCCGGGGACGTGACCCTGCTGATCAACAACGCCGGCGTCGCCACCTACACGAACCTCGTCACGGGCGACCTGGACCAGATCCGCCTGGAGCTGGACACCAACTTCTACGGCCCGCTCCGCATGATCCGCGCCTTCGCCCCCGTCCTGGGCGCGGGCGGCGGCGGCGCGATCGTGAACGTGCTGTCGGCGCTGTCCTGGTTCTCCTACGACGGCGCGAACGCCTACGCCGCCGCCAAGGCCGCCGCGTGGAGCCTGACCAACGGTGCCCGCCTGGAGCTGCGCGGCCAGGGCACGCAGATCACCGGCGTGCACCTGGGCGCCGCCGACACCGACATGATGGCCGGCTACGAGGGCGAGCTGCTCGACCCGGCGGACGTCGCGCGGGCGGCGCTCGACGGGGTCGAGGCGGGGGCGTACGAGGTCGTGGTGGACGCCTGGTCCGCGCACGTCAAGGCGTCGCTGTCCGGCGACCCGCGCGCGTTCTACGACGCCGCTTGA
- a CDS encoding 1-acyl-sn-glycerol-3-phosphate acyltransferase — MLPPRIVRRLVLAPLVIVMTVFMVVTLPLWLVVAAAAALRLPPPQRRSARFVWFAVVWLTLESAVLVACAWLWVAGGARRQEHHYALIKWFLEKVYTTAVHIFQLRVDIEEPDPVEREGGPAKPIIVLSRHAGPGDSFLLIHHLLERYGRQPRIVMKAALQYDPSLDVVINRLPNAFVPRKSGQTLVIEEIRRLAATMSGSDALVIFPEGGNFTPRRRQKAITRLEEKGLRAEAERARGMDHLLPPRPNGAIAAIEACPSADVVFVAHTGLDDLVTLHDIWRYLPIRAHITAKWWRVPAASVPRDREERIRWLYDHWERIDEWITAQRMAARPG, encoded by the coding sequence GTGCTCCCACCTAGGATCGTGCGCCGGCTCGTGCTGGCGCCCCTGGTCATCGTGATGACCGTGTTCATGGTGGTGACGCTGCCGCTCTGGCTGGTCGTCGCGGCCGCCGCCGCGCTCAGGCTGCCGCCGCCGCAGCGCAGGAGCGCGCGGTTCGTCTGGTTCGCGGTGGTGTGGCTGACGCTGGAGTCCGCCGTGCTGGTCGCCTGCGCGTGGTTGTGGGTGGCGGGCGGGGCCCGGCGGCAGGAGCACCACTACGCGCTGATCAAGTGGTTCCTGGAGAAGGTGTACACGACCGCGGTGCACATCTTCCAGCTCCGCGTGGACATCGAGGAGCCGGATCCCGTGGAGCGGGAGGGCGGGCCGGCCAAGCCGATCATCGTGCTGTCCCGGCACGCGGGCCCCGGCGACTCGTTCCTGCTGATCCACCATCTCCTGGAGCGCTACGGGCGGCAGCCGCGCATCGTCATGAAGGCCGCCCTCCAGTACGACCCCTCGCTCGACGTGGTCATCAACCGGCTGCCGAACGCGTTCGTCCCCCGCAAGTCGGGCCAGACCCTGGTGATCGAGGAGATCCGCCGCCTGGCCGCCACGATGAGCGGCAGCGACGCCCTGGTGATCTTCCCCGAGGGCGGGAACTTCACCCCGCGCCGCCGCCAGAAGGCGATCACCCGCCTGGAGGAGAAGGGGCTGCGCGCCGAGGCGGAGCGGGCGCGCGGCATGGACCACCTGCTCCCGCCCCGCCCGAACGGCGCCATCGCGGCCATCGAGGCGTGCCCGTCGGCGGACGTCGTCTTCGTCGCGCACACCGGCCTCGACGACCTGGTCACGCTGCACGACATCTGGCGCTACCTGCCCATCCGCGCACACATCACCGCGAAATGGTGGCGCGTGCCCGCCGCCAGCGTCCCGCGCGATCGCGAGGAACGGATCCGCTGGCTGTACGACCACTGGGAGCGCATCGACGAGTGGATCACGGCCCAGCGCATGGCCGCCAGGCCCGGCTGA
- a CDS encoding antitoxin: MSRIGEWLKKAENLARGHSKQADQVLDRAERYVKERTGHKYDDQISKGADAVQRRYGGGGPGEQRPPYPPQQPGQPYSQEERERRTPPQG; this comes from the coding sequence ATGAGCCGCATCGGAGAGTGGCTGAAGAAGGCGGAGAACCTTGCCAGAGGGCACTCCAAGCAGGCCGACCAGGTGCTCGACCGCGCCGAGCGGTATGTGAAGGAGCGCACCGGCCACAAGTACGACGACCAGATCAGCAAGGGCGCCGACGCCGTGCAGCGCCGTTACGGCGGTGGCGGGCCCGGTGAGCAACGGCCGCCGTACCCGCCCCAGCAGCCGGGCCAGCCGTACTCCCAGGAGGAGCGCGAACGGCGTACGCCGCCGCAGGGCTGA
- a CDS encoding ABC transporter permease subunit — protein MITRSLRDYRRMLTWWSLGISAFIALYLTVYGSIQENPEVYGPAAVAKFPGPLRDLMGGMTDMVSGAGYLQTVVYQLFVPMLFIACATLLANRALAGPEETGTLELVVTLPVDRRRLVLDKWAALALSLLLVAVVTFVVAVSMSALMGTGVAFDRILAGHTGVLLLGLFSGTVALAVGAATGRRLVASAVVGVWAAAGYTVVTVGRSVDAIAWLKWVSPFHYYAEGRPLYDGLPVGDYLVLAGATAVLALTAVLAFDRRDVGV, from the coding sequence ATGATCACCCGAAGCCTGCGTGACTACCGGCGGATGCTGACCTGGTGGAGCCTCGGCATCAGCGCCTTCATCGCCCTCTACCTGACCGTCTACGGCAGCATCCAGGAGAACCCGGAGGTCTACGGCCCCGCCGCCGTCGCCAAGTTCCCCGGCCCGCTGCGCGACCTCATGGGCGGTATGACCGACATGGTGTCCGGTGCCGGATACCTCCAGACGGTCGTCTACCAGCTCTTCGTGCCCATGCTGTTCATCGCCTGCGCGACGCTGCTGGCCAACCGGGCGCTGGCCGGGCCCGAGGAGACCGGCACGCTGGAGCTGGTCGTCACGCTGCCGGTGGACCGGCGGCGGCTCGTGCTCGACAAGTGGGCCGCGCTGGCCCTGAGCCTGCTCCTGGTGGCCGTCGTGACGTTCGTCGTGGCCGTGTCCATGAGCGCGCTCATGGGGACCGGGGTGGCGTTCGACCGGATCCTCGCCGGGCACACCGGGGTGCTCCTGCTCGGGCTGTTCTCCGGCACCGTCGCCCTGGCCGTCGGCGCCGCCACCGGGCGCAGGCTCGTCGCCTCCGCCGTCGTGGGCGTGTGGGCGGCGGCCGGATACACCGTGGTCACCGTGGGCCGGTCCGTGGACGCCATCGCCTGGCTGAAGTGGGTCTCGCCGTTCCACTACTACGCCGAGGGCAGGCCGCTCTATGACGGGCTGCCGGTCGGGGACTACCTTGTCCTCGCGGGGGCGACGGCCGTGCTCGCGCTCACCGCGGTGCTCGCCTTCGACAGGCGCGACGTAGGAGTCTGA
- a CDS encoding MerR family transcriptional regulator, which yields MRIGELAAKTGVSVRALRYYEEQRLLTSERSPSGQRVYADSAVDRVWMIQHLYAAGLPSRSIEPLMPCVISGEVTPELLERLRAERQRIEDRIDDLVKTRERLDSILSVASAYEGRTCPR from the coding sequence ATGCGGATCGGCGAGCTCGCCGCCAAGACGGGGGTGAGCGTGCGCGCGCTGCGCTACTACGAGGAGCAGCGGCTGCTGACCTCGGAGCGCAGCCCCAGCGGCCAGCGGGTGTACGCGGACAGCGCGGTGGACCGGGTGTGGATGATCCAGCACCTGTACGCGGCCGGGCTGCCGAGCCGGTCGATCGAGCCGCTGATGCCGTGCGTGATCTCGGGCGAGGTGACGCCCGAGCTGCTGGAACGGCTGCGGGCCGAGCGGCAGCGCATCGAGGACCGGATCGACGACCTGGTCAAGACCCGCGAAAGGCTCGACTCGATCCTCTCCGTGGCCTCCGCCTACGAGGGCCGGACCTGTCCCAGGTGA
- a CDS encoding cobyric acid synthase — MVKGALLVAGTTSDAGKSVVTAGICRWLARQGVRVAPYKAQNMSLNSYVTAEGAEIGRAQAMQAQACGLEPVADMNPILLKPGSDRRSQVVLMGSPVADVDAMEYGALKDLLRTTALEALDRLRRQYDVVVCEGAGSPAEINLRRGDIANMGLARAANLPVIVVGDIDRGGVFAAFYGTVGLLDAADQSHVAGFVVNKFRGAKELLEPGLDLIRELTGRAVYGVLPWLDGLWLDVEDSLALDNRRVAVRGPYGRQTLRVAVVRLPRISNFTDVDALAAEPGVVVRFATDPAELDDADLVVLPGSRATVSDLAWLRESGLAAAILDRKGPVLGICGGFQMLAGEIVDEVESGAGRVDGLGILPVRVTFGREKRLARPEGTAYGQPVRGYEIHHGVATVEGGEPFLDGCRTGDVWGTTWHGVLENDGFRRAFLTDVAARAGRDFVPDPATDFAGLREQRLDALGDLVERHLDTDALLRLIEQGPPAHLPPLPPGAR, encoded by the coding sequence ATGGTCAAGGGGGCATTGCTGGTCGCGGGCACCACATCGGACGCGGGCAAGAGCGTGGTCACCGCGGGCATCTGCCGCTGGCTGGCCCGCCAGGGCGTCCGCGTGGCGCCCTACAAGGCGCAGAACATGTCGCTGAACTCGTACGTCACCGCCGAGGGCGCCGAGATCGGCCGGGCGCAGGCCATGCAGGCCCAGGCGTGCGGCCTCGAACCCGTCGCCGACATGAACCCGATCCTCCTCAAGCCGGGCAGCGACCGCCGCAGCCAGGTCGTGCTGATGGGCAGCCCGGTGGCGGACGTGGACGCCATGGAGTACGGCGCGCTGAAGGACCTGCTGCGCACCACGGCCCTGGAGGCGCTCGACCGGCTTCGCCGGCAGTACGACGTGGTGGTCTGCGAGGGGGCGGGCAGCCCCGCCGAGATCAACCTGCGCCGCGGCGACATCGCCAACATGGGCCTGGCCAGGGCCGCGAACCTGCCGGTGATCGTGGTCGGCGACATCGACAGGGGTGGGGTGTTCGCCGCCTTCTACGGCACGGTGGGCCTGCTGGACGCCGCCGACCAGTCGCACGTCGCCGGCTTCGTGGTGAACAAGTTCAGGGGCGCGAAGGAGCTGCTGGAGCCGGGGCTCGACCTGATCAGGGAGCTGACCGGGCGGGCGGTGTACGGGGTGCTGCCCTGGCTCGACGGGCTCTGGCTGGACGTGGAGGACTCACTGGCCCTCGACAACCGCCGGGTCGCCGTGCGCGGCCCGTACGGCAGGCAGACCCTCAGGGTGGCGGTCGTGCGGCTGCCCAGGATCTCCAACTTCACCGACGTGGACGCGCTGGCCGCCGAGCCGGGCGTGGTAGTGCGGTTCGCCACCGATCCGGCCGAGCTGGACGACGCCGACCTGGTCGTGCTGCCCGGCTCCCGCGCCACGGTCTCCGACCTGGCCTGGCTGCGCGAGAGCGGCCTGGCGGCGGCCATCCTCGACAGGAAGGGGCCCGTGCTCGGCATCTGCGGCGGCTTCCAGATGCTCGCCGGGGAGATCGTGGACGAGGTCGAGTCCGGGGCGGGGCGCGTCGACGGGCTGGGGATCCTGCCGGTACGGGTGACGTTCGGGCGCGAGAAGCGGCTGGCCAGGCCCGAGGGCACGGCCTACGGGCAGCCGGTGCGGGGCTACGAGATCCACCACGGGGTGGCCACGGTGGAGGGGGGCGAGCCGTTCCTCGACGGGTGCCGGACCGGCGACGTCTGGGGCACCACGTGGCACGGTGTCCTGGAGAACGACGGCTTCCGCCGCGCCTTCCTCACCGACGTGGCGGCGCGGGCCGGGCGCGACTTCGTCCCCGACCCCGCCACCGACTTCGCCGGGCTGCGCGAGCAGCGGCTCGACGCGCTCGGCGACCTGGTCGAGCGGCACCTGGACACGGACGCGCTGCTGCGTCTCATCGAGCAGGGCCCGCCCGCGCACCTGCCCCCGCTGCCGCCCGGCGCCCGGTGA
- a CDS encoding TetR/AcrR family transcriptional regulator yields MADTERRHHGNRHGRSEAARQAVLQAADDLLAEKGFAGVTMEGIAARAGVAKQTVYRWWSSKTAVLVDAFVEDLAEELTPPDHGALALDLPAYLGRLAHVLSATDTGAVFRALIAQAQHDPAFGADFRARYLDEQRRRDRLPLERAVARGELPAGLDVAAETDRLVGPLYYRVLVTDEPVGRAYTDRLADDFLRRVASGIAGADAGGDVGLDAGEGVGGAVGSDAGEGVSRAVGLEAGEGAGGGVSGRAAPG; encoded by the coding sequence ATGGCGGACACGGAACGGCGGCACCACGGCAACCGGCACGGGCGCAGCGAGGCGGCCAGGCAGGCGGTGTTGCAGGCGGCCGACGACCTGCTGGCCGAGAAGGGCTTCGCGGGCGTCACGATGGAGGGCATCGCGGCTCGGGCCGGGGTCGCCAAGCAGACCGTCTACCGCTGGTGGAGCAGCAAGACGGCGGTGCTCGTGGACGCGTTCGTCGAGGACCTGGCCGAGGAGCTGACGCCGCCCGACCACGGCGCGCTCGCCCTCGACCTGCCCGCCTACCTGGGCCGGCTCGCCCACGTGCTGAGCGCGACCGACACCGGGGCCGTGTTCAGGGCCCTGATCGCGCAGGCCCAGCACGACCCGGCGTTCGGGGCCGACTTCCGCGCCCGCTACCTCGACGAGCAGCGGCGGCGCGACCGGCTGCCGCTGGAGCGGGCGGTGGCGCGGGGCGAGCTGCCCGCCGGGCTCGACGTGGCGGCCGAGACCGATCGGCTCGTGGGGCCGCTCTACTACCGGGTGCTGGTCACCGATGAGCCGGTCGGGCGGGCGTACACCGATCGGCTCGCGGACGACTTCCTGCGCCGCGTCGCCAGCGGGATCGCCGGCGCGGACGCCGGTGGGGACGTCGGCTTGGACGCCGGCGAGGGCGTCGGCGGGGCTGTCGGCTCGGACGCCGGCGAGGGCGTCAGCCGGGCTGTCGGCTTGGAGGCCGGCGAGGGCGCCGGCGGGGGCGTCAGTGGGCGCGCAGCGCCTGGGTGA